The Streptomyces asoensis DNA window TCTGCATCGGCACCTACGGCCAGCTCCAGAACGCGGTGGACCGGCTCGCGGACCGCGTGGGCGCCCCGGCGACCAACGTCTCCCTGCGCCGCCGTACGTACGAGGCGGCGATGGAGATCTACGCCGGCTGCTCCTCCTTCACCTCCGACGCCCAGTGCCACCTGCCGGGCTCGACGCCGGGCCGCTCCCCGCAGGGCGCGCTGGGCCGCGAGACCTACGCGGCCCACTCGGACTTCTTCGACGTCTCGCTCTCGGCGGCGGGCATCCAGACCCTGCTGAAGCAGATGAGGTCGGTCCAGGGCGGCGCGGGCAGCATCGCGCTGACGGCGCTGGGCGGCGCGGTGAACCGCGTGTCCCCGACGGCCACGGCGTTCGTCCACCGCCGCTCCCGCATGCTGGCGCAGTACATCGCGTCGTGGCGGGCCGGCACGGCGGGGACGGCCGCCCGGACCTGGCTGGACACCGCCCACAAGGCGATGGTCCCGTACGCCTCCGGCGCGGCTTACCAGAACTACGCCGACCCGACGCTGGCCGACTGGCGCAAGGCGTACTACGGCGCCGCGCTCCCCCGCCTGACCCAGCTGAAGCGGCAGTACGACCCCAACGGCTTCTTCAGCTACCCCCAGAGCCTCTGACGCGCCCTCACGTCCTTCCGAGGACGGGCCCGTCCGCGAGATCCCGGGCCCGTCCGCCGGACCTCGGGGCGCGTCCGCCGGAGCTAGGCGGCGAGGTCGCGTTCCTCGGCGGCGATCGCGGTGCGCGTGCCGGTCACGATGCCGTCCCGCTCCCCGGCCCGGGCGGAGCGGGCGCGCACCAGGGTGCCCAGCCGCGGCGACCGGTCGACGGCCTTGAGCACGGGGGTGAGCAGCATGGAGGCGATGGGCGACAGCAGCAGCGCCACGGCGGTCCCGAGCGCGAACCCGCCGACGACGTCCGTCGGATAGTGCACGCCCATGTAGATCCGGCAGAACCCTTCGAGCAGCGCGATCCCCAGGCCGACGAGCCCGAAGGCGCGGTTGGCGACGAACAGCCCGACGGCCATGGCCATCGTGAGCGTCGCGTGGTCGCTGACGAAGGAGTAGTCCGTCTTGCCGGAGACGAGCACCTCCAGACCCCGGTGGTCGAGGAAGGGCCGGGGCCTCTCCACGAAGCCCCGTATGGGCACGTTCACCAGGACGGCGATCCCGGCGGCGAGCGGCGCCCACACCAGCGCGGCGACGGACGACGCGGCCTCGTCGGCGCCGCCGGGCCGCCGCCGGACCCCCCACCAGCACCACACGACGAGCAGCACCATGGCGATCAGCAGTCCGTACTCGCCCACGAACTCGACGATCCGGTCGAGCCAGTGCGGGGCGTCCTTGGCCAGCCCGTTGATGTCGTAGAGCAGGTCGACGTCGGGGTTCGACCCGGATTCGGCGAGTCCAGCCATGGTGCTGCGGCCCCTTCGTCGTGTTCTGCCCGGCACACCTCACATGCGCCCGCTCCAACAGGAACGCACGGCCCCGCTTGATACGTTCCACTCTCCACTGAATGATCACTCAGACGTTATCGAAGAGAGACAGATCCCCGCAGCTCAG harbors:
- a CDS encoding phosphatase PAP2 family protein codes for the protein MAGLAESGSNPDVDLLYDINGLAKDAPHWLDRIVEFVGEYGLLIAMVLLVVWCWWGVRRRPGGADEAASSVAALVWAPLAAGIAVLVNVPIRGFVERPRPFLDHRGLEVLVSGKTDYSFVSDHATLTMAMAVGLFVANRAFGLVGLGIALLEGFCRIYMGVHYPTDVVGGFALGTAVALLLSPIASMLLTPVLKAVDRSPRLGTLVRARSARAGERDGIVTGTRTAIAAEERDLAA